From the genome of Streptomyces sp. NBC_01341, one region includes:
- a CDS encoding ArsR/SmtB family transcription factor yields MLRFHFSAEDLARTRVAAAPHPLWEIASSLHRFQTPSGRWAYAHWYHPARERLREAGLEGAVRRVLLPLFPRAAYFPDFLTPLEGTAGLEAGLEAILATPPDQVAAELAALARVVRVPAQLGRLTEREARGELVDILRAYHRAVIAPHERWVHESLHTERIRLARHLLDGGTEGLLEGIGPAVRWKHPRLEVRSYPTENDIRLEGRGLLLIPSYFCWKGPISLADPGLPPVLIYSLHHEVPTGPARTATGSAGPSSLQVLLGRARAAVLQAAAAGATTTEAARRAGVSPATATHHTTALRDAGLITSHRDGNSVIHTLTLLGATMLTRNPSNPVQGFSSAHGAR; encoded by the coding sequence GTGCTTCGCTTCCACTTCTCGGCCGAGGACCTGGCCAGGACCCGGGTCGCAGCGGCACCGCATCCCCTGTGGGAGATCGCTTCCAGCCTGCATCGCTTCCAGACACCCTCGGGCCGCTGGGCGTACGCGCACTGGTACCACCCCGCGCGCGAGCGGCTCCGGGAAGCGGGGCTCGAGGGGGCGGTGCGACGGGTCCTGCTGCCCCTCTTCCCGCGCGCGGCCTACTTCCCCGACTTCCTCACCCCGCTGGAAGGCACGGCGGGACTGGAAGCCGGACTGGAGGCCATCCTCGCCACGCCACCGGACCAGGTCGCGGCGGAACTCGCGGCGCTCGCCCGGGTCGTACGGGTGCCCGCCCAGCTCGGCCGGCTGACGGAGCGGGAGGCGCGCGGTGAATTGGTGGACATCCTGCGCGCCTACCACCGGGCCGTCATCGCGCCCCATGAGCGGTGGGTGCACGAAAGCCTGCACACCGAGCGGATCCGACTGGCACGTCATCTGCTCGACGGGGGCACGGAGGGCCTGCTGGAGGGGATCGGCCCAGCGGTGCGGTGGAAGCACCCGCGCCTCGAGGTCCGCTCGTATCCGACCGAGAACGACATCCGGCTCGAAGGCCGCGGGCTGCTGCTCATTCCGTCGTACTTCTGCTGGAAGGGACCGATCTCCCTCGCGGATCCGGGGTTACCTCCCGTGCTCATCTACTCCTTGCACCACGAGGTGCCCACCGGACCGGCCAGGACCGCGACCGGGAGCGCCGGTCCGTCGTCCCTCCAGGTACTGCTGGGCCGGGCCCGCGCCGCCGTCCTGCAGGCCGCCGCCGCCGGGGCGACCACCACCGAAGCCGCGCGGCGGGCCGGTGTCTCTCCCGCCACCGCGACGCATCACACCACGGCCCTGCGAGACGCCGGGCTCATCACCAGCCACCGTGACGGCAACTCCGTGATCCACACGCTGACCTTGCTGGGAGCGACGATGCTGACGCGCAACCCGAGTAACCCCGTGCAGGGCTTCTCGTCTGCCCACGGAGCGCGGTGA
- a CDS encoding transglycosylase SLT domain-containing protein encodes MRTSAQTPTSAVRIRKFSVAGLCAAGAAAAAVTLVPSPAQASEPVSQSVSAPAAAGVAVQAHAVAEKAAKKATDPDKLDRWIHKALKIMKAEGIPGSYEGLHRNIMRESGGDPEASNGWDVNAQNGTPSKGLLQVIKPTFDAYHVDGTERDLTDPVANITAAANYAADKYGSIDNVDSAY; translated from the coding sequence ATCCGTACGTCCGCTCAGACCCCGACCTCCGCCGTCCGCATCCGCAAGTTCTCGGTTGCCGGGTTGTGCGCCGCCGGAGCCGCAGCAGCGGCCGTGACCCTCGTCCCGTCCCCCGCGCAGGCCTCCGAGCCGGTCTCGCAGAGCGTGTCCGCGCCGGCCGCCGCCGGTGTCGCCGTGCAGGCACACGCCGTAGCGGAGAAGGCCGCCAAGAAGGCCACCGACCCGGACAAGCTGGACCGCTGGATCCACAAGGCCCTCAAGATCATGAAGGCCGAGGGGATCCCGGGCAGCTACGAGGGTCTGCACCGAAACATCATGCGTGAGTCCGGTGGTGACCCCGAGGCGTCCAACGGCTGGGACGTCAACGCGCAGAACGGCACGCCGTCCAAGGGCCTGTTGCAGGTGATCAAGCCGACCTTCGACGCCTACCACGTCGACGGCACCGAGCGGGACCTGACCGACCCGGTCGCCAACATCACCGCCGCCGCCAACTACGCCGCCGACAAGTACGGTTCGATCGACAACGTCGACTCGGCCTACTGA
- a CDS encoding DUF2470 domain-containing protein, translating to MRPFTSRVAQPTPAERVLSILTSAHSMTVVSDGLDPVEVHRLDGTSAMGHIHLHEPAEAGHTGPGARIPVRLEFTDVAATPVRDRIRARVTVTGLLSAPYRGDASESTCMEFGQALLEEHRGRSFVTLDALQATEPDPVSGSEAAMLTHLVDDHGELVPLLLRLAQPQPAKGVTRALPLALDRYGVTLRLEYPGTHRDVRLPFAKPVTRLDQAGPQIHALLAAARRASHHNRLLT from the coding sequence ATGCGTCCTTTCACGTCACGCGTCGCGCAGCCGACCCCCGCCGAACGCGTACTGTCGATCCTGACCTCAGCGCACTCGATGACGGTGGTGAGCGACGGGCTCGACCCCGTCGAGGTGCACCGCCTCGACGGCACGAGCGCGATGGGGCACATCCACCTCCACGAACCCGCCGAAGCCGGCCACACGGGCCCTGGCGCACGGATCCCGGTCCGCCTGGAGTTCACCGACGTCGCCGCCACCCCCGTACGGGACCGCATCCGCGCCCGTGTCACCGTGACCGGACTCCTGTCGGCCCCGTACAGGGGTGACGCCTCGGAAAGCACGTGCATGGAGTTCGGCCAGGCCCTGCTCGAGGAACACAGGGGCCGGTCGTTCGTCACGCTGGACGCGCTGCAGGCCACCGAACCGGATCCGGTCTCCGGCAGTGAGGCGGCGATGCTGACCCACCTCGTCGACGACCACGGGGAACTCGTCCCCCTACTCCTGCGCCTCGCACAGCCCCAGCCCGCGAAGGGCGTGACGCGCGCACTCCCGCTGGCCCTGGACCGGTACGGCGTCACCCTGCGCCTGGAGTACCCGGGTACCCACCGCGATGTACGCCTGCCGTTCGCGAAGCCCGTGACCCGGCTCGATCAGGCCGGACCGCAGATCCACGCCCTGCTCGCCGCGGCCCGCCGCGCCTCCCACCACAACCGGCTGCTCACCTGA